Proteins encoded within one genomic window of Bradyrhizobium sp. 186:
- a CDS encoding sigma-70 family RNA polymerase sigma factor, with protein MTTLEVELKALMIASLNGDAASHRSLLDRLSRRLRAYYKAKFFTLGRGTVEAEDLVQEVILAIHLKRHTYDPREPLTPWVYAIARYKLIDFLRRNRASLAEVPIGGADEIMAHDDNADAESSYDIRRLMQRLPEGMQCAIEAVKLDGLSVAEAARRCGQSESGVKTSIHRGLKALAAFIAGETRT; from the coding sequence ATGACGACACTCGAAGTCGAGCTCAAGGCCCTCATGATTGCGAGCCTGAACGGCGATGCGGCATCGCACCGCTCGCTGCTCGATCGGTTGAGCCGTCGCCTGCGTGCCTATTACAAAGCCAAGTTCTTCACACTCGGCAGAGGGACGGTGGAGGCCGAAGATTTGGTCCAGGAAGTCATATTGGCGATCCACCTCAAGCGGCATACCTATGATCCGCGGGAGCCACTCACGCCTTGGGTGTACGCCATCGCACGTTACAAATTGATCGATTTTCTGCGTCGGAATCGCGCATCGCTCGCCGAGGTGCCTATCGGCGGAGCGGATGAGATCATGGCACATGACGACAACGCCGATGCCGAAAGCTCGTATGATATCCGGCGGCTCATGCAGCGGCTGCCCGAAGGCATGCAATGCGCGATTGAAGCGGTGAAACTCGACGGGCTGAGTGTCGCCGAAGCTGCGAGACGATGCGGCCAATCCGAGTCCGGAGTGAAAACAAGTATTCACCGCGGGCTCAAGGCACTGGCCGCGTTTATTGCCGGGGAAACGCGAACATGA
- a CDS encoding DUF1109 domain-containing protein, with translation MKTNDLVALLSANLEPVDRKAVVRTLYVAIAAGSIVALGIAVIGLGVRADLVTARALMFLAIKLGFAIGIVGLALLYLTRLARPGGERKVSYPLLVAVPFLVVGVLAAVSLGSVPQSHWESMIVGDEWLECLLSIPIIAIVPFAISIWAVRRAAPTNLARAGACAGLVAGGVSALAYALHCTDDSLPFIAVWYGGTIVLCTLAGAALGPRLLHW, from the coding sequence ATGAAGACCAATGATCTCGTTGCGCTCCTGAGTGCGAATCTTGAACCCGTCGATCGCAAAGCGGTCGTTCGCACACTTTACGTGGCAATTGCTGCAGGATCGATCGTGGCCCTCGGCATCGCCGTCATCGGCTTGGGCGTCCGCGCCGACCTTGTGACAGCCCGCGCACTGATGTTTCTCGCAATAAAGCTCGGTTTCGCAATTGGGATAGTCGGCCTCGCGCTGCTCTACCTAACGAGGCTGGCACGGCCGGGCGGGGAGCGGAAAGTCTCCTACCCCTTGCTTGTCGCTGTGCCTTTTCTCGTCGTTGGGGTTCTAGCCGCTGTCAGCCTTGGATCCGTACCGCAGTCGCATTGGGAGAGCATGATCGTCGGCGATGAATGGTTGGAATGCCTTCTCTCTATTCCGATCATTGCAATCGTTCCCTTTGCCATTTCAATTTGGGCCGTACGCAGGGCGGCGCCAACGAACCTCGCACGTGCGGGTGCCTGCGCTGGCCTTGTCGCGGGAGGCGTGAGCGCGCTGGCCTATGCCCTACATTGCACAGATGATTCGCTCCCGTTTATCGCAGTCTGGTACGGCGGAACGATTGTGCTTTGCACCCTCGCGGGCGCAGCATTGGGGCCGCGGCTATTGCACTGGTGA
- a CDS encoding (2Fe-2S)-binding protein gives MANLTINGKTLTLEVEPDTPLLWAIRENAGLTGTKYGCGIAQCGACTVHMDGVATRSCGISVAEAEGKKITTIEGLASRDSLHKVQEAWIAQDVPQCGYCQSGMIMAVAALLNENPKPTDADIDEAITNICRCGTFQQVREAIHTIASA, from the coding sequence ATGGCAAATCTAACAATCAACGGAAAAACCCTCACGCTCGAGGTCGAGCCGGATACCCCGCTGCTGTGGGCGATTCGCGAGAATGCCGGCCTGACCGGCACCAAATATGGCTGCGGCATCGCACAATGCGGCGCCTGCACCGTTCACATGGACGGTGTCGCCACCCGCTCCTGCGGGATCTCTGTCGCCGAGGCCGAAGGCAAGAAGATCACCACGATCGAGGGGCTCGCATCCCGCGACTCGCTGCACAAGGTGCAGGAGGCCTGGATCGCCCAGGACGTTCCGCAATGCGGCTATTGCCAGAGCGGCATGATCATGGCGGTGGCGGCGCTCCTGAACGAGAACCCGAAGCCGACCGACGCCGATATCGACGAGGCCATCACCAATATCTGCCGCTGCGGCACCTTCCAGCAGGTGCGCGAGGCGATCCACACGATCGCAAGCGCGTAA
- a CDS encoding molybdopterin cofactor-binding domain-containing protein, which produces MNKHVSPRMNRRAFVIGTAALGAGLAIGLDIPFGGPAVVRAADGSPEITAWVVVRPDDTVVIRIARSEMGQGSLTGLAQLVAEELECDWTKVTTEYPTPGQSVARKRVWGDFSTGGSRGIRSSHDYVRKGGATARIMLIEAAANEWKVPASECTAANSVITHTPSGKTTTYGKVSEAAAKLTPPADVKLKDPKDWKLVGKGVKRLDTPDKVTGTTVYGIDVKLPGMLNAAIKDCPVFGGKVKSFDEAKIAGMKGVKKVVKVGDTAVAVVADTWWHAKTALEALPIVWDEGDNAKVSSESIAKWLTEGLDNEQPAYVGNRNGDAKAAIAGAAKKIEAVYNYPYQNHATMEPMNATALYTADKCEVWCGTQNGEAAFAAVLEASGLPAEKCDVHKVMPGGGFGRRGMTDYVRQAVAIAKQMPGTPIKLLWSREEDMAHGRYHPITQCKMTGAFDANNNLVGLHYRLSGQSILFSLRPEALQNGMDPAAFQGVAQSGEAAFGYSVPNLLIEHSMRNPHVPPGFWRGVNVNHNAIYMECFMDELAQAAGQDPLEFRRQLMGSHPKHLAVLNAVAEKIGWSQPAPQGVYRGIAQVMGYGSYVAGAAEISVTDGSKIKVHRIVASTDPGYVVNPAQVERQIAGSFVYGLSALFYGGCTVKDGRIEQTNFDTYNSMRINEMPKVEAVMVPSGGFWGGVGEPTIGVAAPAVLNAYFAATGKRIRSVPLRDQNITFA; this is translated from the coding sequence ATGAACAAGCATGTTTCGCCCCGAATGAATCGCCGTGCCTTCGTCATCGGCACCGCCGCGCTAGGCGCCGGTCTCGCAATCGGCCTCGATATCCCCTTCGGCGGCCCCGCCGTGGTGCGCGCAGCCGACGGTTCGCCTGAGATCACTGCCTGGGTCGTGGTCCGGCCCGACGACACTGTCGTGATCCGCATCGCCCGCTCGGAGATGGGCCAGGGCTCGCTGACCGGCCTCGCCCAGCTCGTCGCCGAGGAGCTCGAATGCGACTGGACCAAGGTCACGACCGAATATCCGACACCCGGCCAGAGCGTCGCCCGCAAGCGCGTTTGGGGCGATTTCTCGACCGGCGGCAGCCGCGGCATCCGCTCCTCGCACGACTATGTCCGCAAGGGCGGTGCCACCGCGCGCATAATGCTGATCGAGGCCGCGGCCAATGAATGGAAGGTGCCGGCGTCCGAATGCACGGCCGCCAACAGCGTCATCACCCATACCCCGTCGGGCAAGACCACGACCTACGGCAAGGTCTCCGAAGCCGCGGCCAAGCTGACGCCACCGGCGGACGTCAAGCTGAAGGACCCGAAGGACTGGAAGCTGGTCGGCAAGGGCGTGAAGCGGCTGGACACACCGGACAAGGTCACCGGCACAACCGTGTACGGCATCGACGTCAAGCTGCCCGGCATGCTCAACGCCGCGATCAAGGACTGCCCGGTCTTCGGTGGCAAGGTGAAGAGCTTTGACGAAGCCAAGATCGCCGGCATGAAAGGCGTCAAGAAGGTCGTCAAAGTCGGCGATACCGCGGTCGCGGTCGTTGCCGACACCTGGTGGCACGCCAAGACCGCGCTGGAAGCGCTGCCGATCGTCTGGGACGAGGGCGACAACGCCAAAGTCTCAAGCGAGTCGATTGCAAAGTGGCTGACTGAGGGCCTCGACAACGAGCAACCGGCCTATGTCGGCAACCGAAACGGCGACGCGAAGGCGGCAATTGCCGGCGCCGCAAAGAAGATCGAGGCCGTCTACAACTATCCGTACCAGAACCACGCCACGATGGAGCCGATGAACGCCACCGCGCTCTACACGGCGGACAAATGCGAGGTCTGGTGCGGTACGCAGAATGGCGAGGCTGCCTTCGCGGCGGTGCTGGAGGCCTCTGGCCTGCCGGCGGAGAAGTGCGACGTGCACAAGGTGATGCCCGGCGGCGGCTTCGGCCGGCGCGGCATGACGGACTATGTCCGCCAGGCGGTCGCGATCGCCAAGCAGATGCCCGGCACGCCGATCAAGCTGTTGTGGTCACGCGAAGAGGACATGGCGCACGGCCGGTATCACCCGATCACCCAGTGCAAGATGACCGGCGCGTTCGATGCCAACAACAATCTCGTCGGGCTGCACTACCGCCTGTCCGGGCAGTCGATCCTGTTCTCGCTTCGCCCCGAAGCGCTGCAGAACGGCATGGATCCGGCCGCATTCCAGGGCGTCGCCCAATCCGGCGAAGCCGCGTTCGGCTACTCGGTGCCGAACCTTTTGATCGAGCATTCGATGCGCAACCCGCACGTTCCGCCCGGCTTCTGGCGCGGCGTCAACGTCAATCACAACGCGATCTACATGGAGTGCTTCATGGACGAGCTGGCCCAGGCCGCAGGGCAGGACCCGCTCGAATTCCGCCGCCAGTTGATGGGCAGTCACCCCAAGCATCTGGCGGTGCTCAATGCCGTGGCCGAGAAGATCGGCTGGAGCCAGCCGGCGCCGCAGGGCGTCTATCGCGGCATCGCGCAGGTCATGGGCTATGGCAGCTATGTTGCCGGCGCCGCCGAAATCTCGGTGACCGACGGCAGCAAGATCAAGGTGCATCGCATCGTCGCCTCCACCGATCCCGGCTACGTCGTCAATCCGGCGCAGGTGGAGCGGCAGATCGCCGGCTCCTTTGTCTATGGCCTGAGCGCGCTGTTCTACGGCGGCTGCACCGTCAAGGACGGCCGCATCGAGCAAACCAACTTCGACACTTACAATTCGATGCGCATCAACGAGATGCCGAAGGTGGAAGCGGTGATGGTGCCGAGCGGCGGATTCTGGGGCGGTGTTGGCGAGCCGACTATCGGCGTCGCGGCACCGGCGGTGCTCAACGCCTATTTCGCGGCGACGGGCAAGCGCATCCGATCGGTGCCGCTGCGCGACCAGAACATCACCTTCGCTTGA
- a CDS encoding IS630 family transposase, translating to MNVRYRVELSQIERDELTAMLGGGKHAARKLKRAQILLAADAGSCDAEIARSVRVSLSSIGRTKRRFVEGNLERALSEEPRPGAERKLTGKEEALLVATACAKPPAGRKRWTLTLLADTMVKLTDHDSLSGETVRRRLAENDLKPWRRDMWCIPYVDGEYVARMEDVLDLYAEAPDPVRPLVCFDETPVQLIGEVRQPIPAEPGQRERYDYEYRRNGTVNLFVTFDPHRGWRNVKVTEHRAAVDYAYCMRELVDVHYPDADCIRLVQDNLSIHTAGALYQAFAPAEARRILRRLEFHFTPKHASWLNMVECEISVLQRQCLGRRIDDPKRLRNEIAAWQKRRNKTRARIKWMFTTDKARAKLGRAYPATAKESKSL from the coding sequence ATGAATGTACGTTATCGGGTCGAATTGAGCCAAATCGAGCGGGACGAACTGACGGCGATGCTGGGCGGCGGGAAGCATGCTGCCCGCAAGCTCAAGCGGGCGCAGATTTTGCTGGCGGCCGATGCCGGCAGTTGCGACGCGGAGATTGCCCGGTCTGTCCGGGTCAGCCTGTCCAGCATCGGCCGGACCAAGCGCCGCTTCGTGGAAGGCAATCTGGAGCGGGCCTTGAGCGAGGAACCGCGTCCGGGCGCAGAGCGCAAATTGACCGGCAAGGAGGAGGCCCTGCTGGTGGCGACGGCGTGCGCCAAGCCGCCCGCCGGCCGCAAACGTTGGACGCTGACGCTGCTGGCGGACACGATGGTCAAGCTCACCGATCATGACAGCCTGTCGGGCGAGACCGTGCGTCGCCGGCTGGCCGAGAACGACCTCAAGCCATGGCGCAGGGACATGTGGTGCATCCCCTATGTCGACGGCGAATACGTCGCCCGCATGGAGGACGTGCTCGACCTCTACGCCGAGGCGCCGGATCCCGTCCGGCCGCTGGTCTGCTTCGACGAGACCCCCGTCCAGCTCATCGGCGAGGTCCGTCAGCCGATTCCAGCCGAGCCGGGACAGCGCGAGCGTTACGATTACGAGTACCGCCGCAACGGCACCGTCAATCTCTTCGTTACCTTCGACCCGCATCGTGGCTGGCGCAACGTCAAGGTCACCGAGCACCGCGCCGCCGTGGACTACGCCTACTGCATGCGCGAACTCGTCGACGTCCATTATCCCGACGCCGACTGCATCCGCCTCGTGCAGGACAATCTGTCGATCCATACCGCCGGCGCGTTGTATCAAGCATTTGCGCCTGCTGAGGCCCGTCGCATCCTGCGCCGCCTCGAATTCCACTTCACCCCGAAACACGCCAGTTGGCTCAATATGGTCGAGTGCGAGATCAGCGTGCTCCAGCGCCAGTGCCTCGGCCGCCGCATCGACGACCCCAAAAGGCTCCGAAACGAGATCGCAGCATGGCAAAAGCGGCGGAATAAAACCCGAGCCCGCATCAAATGGATGTTCACAACCGACAAGGCCCGCGCCAAACTCGGCCGCGCCTATCCAGCCACCGCCAAAGAGTCAAAATCACTGTGA
- a CDS encoding cytochrome c family protein: MNKLVVIWLSTIAVSSPSFAQHGDASRGQRDFRMCAPCHSLEADRNMTGPSLAGLWGRRAGSLPSFERYSDALKSSGIIWDDRSLDGWLSDPDGMVPANEMPFNGIKKPQDRADLLAFLKEATKPGAASELYTQGQMGGMGGMMGGGRDQNLKSLEPAQQVKTITYCHDTYRVTTADGKTRAFWERNLRFRTDSSKDGPEREAPALVPAGMMGDRAGVIFSGPEEITKIIEQRC, translated from the coding sequence ATGAACAAGCTCGTTGTCATTTGGCTTTCGACGATCGCTGTGTCATCGCCGTCGTTTGCTCAGCACGGCGACGCATCACGAGGCCAGCGGGATTTTCGCATGTGCGCGCCGTGCCATTCGCTCGAAGCTGACCGAAACATGACGGGGCCGAGCCTTGCTGGTCTCTGGGGGCGCAGGGCCGGATCGCTACCGAGCTTCGAGCGCTATTCCGATGCGCTCAAATCATCTGGCATCATCTGGGACGATCGTTCGCTCGACGGCTGGCTGAGCGATCCCGACGGCATGGTGCCGGCCAATGAGATGCCGTTCAACGGCATCAAGAAACCGCAGGACCGGGCCGACCTTCTTGCTTTCCTGAAAGAAGCAACCAAACCGGGAGCCGCGTCGGAGTTATACACCCAAGGGCAAATGGGAGGCATGGGCGGAATGATGGGCGGTGGTCGCGATCAGAACCTGAAGAGCCTGGAGCCAGCGCAACAGGTCAAGACCATCACCTACTGTCATGATACCTATCGCGTGACGACAGCGGACGGAAAGACGCGCGCGTTCTGGGAACGTAATCTTCGCTTCAGGACCGATTCCAGTAAGGACGGTCCCGAGAGAGAAGCGCCTGCACTCGTGCCGGCCGGAATGATGGGCGACCGGGCCGGCGTCATTTTCTCAGGGCCAGAGGAAATCACCAAGATCATCGAACAGCGATGCTGA
- a CDS encoding helix-turn-helix domain-containing protein, whose amino-acid sequence MSQKSGTHFTEKQGHYLAFIYTYAHMFGRPPAETDMQRHFRVSPPSVHQMIVTLERNGFIRRQPGVPRSIEILVPPESLPILEWLGIKTSKSL is encoded by the coding sequence ATGAGTCAAAAATCAGGCACGCACTTCACGGAGAAGCAGGGACACTACCTGGCCTTTATCTACACCTACGCGCACATGTTCGGACGCCCACCCGCCGAAACCGACATGCAGCGCCATTTCCGCGTCAGCCCGCCTTCGGTCCACCAGATGATCGTCACCCTCGAACGAAACGGTTTCATTCGCCGTCAACCTGGCGTCCCCAGAAGCATCGAAATCCTCGTGCCGCCGGAAAGCTTGCCGATCCTCGAATGGCTCGGTATCAAAACGTCAAAATCACTGTGA
- a CDS encoding MFS transporter yields the protein MTITLPAAAREPDHAVADGLPAERRRWAIAAIFTALAMASLDTAIANIALPAIAADLHVSPEQSVWVVNVYQIALVATLLPLGALGEIVGHQRIYLGGLILFTVASLLCAVAWSLESLLVARTLQGLGASGIMSVNTALVRFVYPGRMQGRGFGHNALVVATAFTFGPSIASAILAFGPWPWLFAVNIPFGLVAIGIGFVMLPKTPRADHGFDFLGALLASACLGLFITGIGSAAHNLSPTVVAIELVTALVLGFVLMRRHADHPAPMLPIDLFSRPMFALSAATAVCSFAVQGLAFVSLPFYFEDVLGRSQVETGFFMTPWPLVVGIMAPIAGRLSDRHAVGLLGGIGLVLLGLGMALLALLPSNPSIPDIIWRMAICGMGFGFFQAPNMKAVMSSAPPHRSGSASGIVATARLTGQTTGAALAALCFALAGHSGATLALALGAGFAALGSVMSFLRLAVK from the coding sequence ATGACAATCACGTTACCTGCCGCTGCGCGCGAGCCCGATCACGCCGTTGCCGATGGCCTGCCCGCCGAGCGCCGCCGTTGGGCGATCGCCGCGATCTTCACCGCGCTGGCGATGGCCTCGCTCGACACCGCGATCGCCAACATCGCGCTGCCTGCGATTGCCGCCGATCTGCATGTCAGCCCGGAGCAGTCGGTCTGGGTGGTCAATGTCTACCAGATCGCACTGGTCGCGACGCTGCTGCCGCTTGGCGCGCTCGGCGAGATCGTCGGCCACCAGCGCATCTATCTCGGCGGGCTCATCCTGTTCACCGTCGCCTCGCTGCTCTGCGCGGTCGCGTGGTCGCTGGAGAGCCTGCTCGTCGCGCGGACGCTGCAGGGCCTCGGCGCAAGCGGCATCATGAGCGTCAACACCGCGCTGGTGCGCTTCGTCTATCCCGGCCGGATGCAGGGGCGCGGCTTCGGCCACAACGCGCTCGTGGTCGCGACCGCCTTCACCTTCGGGCCGTCGATCGCTTCCGCCATCCTCGCATTCGGACCGTGGCCGTGGCTGTTTGCCGTCAACATCCCGTTCGGCCTGGTCGCGATCGGCATCGGCTTTGTCATGCTGCCGAAGACGCCGCGGGCGGATCACGGTTTTGACTTTCTCGGCGCCCTCCTCGCCTCCGCCTGCCTCGGCCTGTTCATCACAGGCATCGGCAGCGCGGCGCATAATCTGTCGCCGACTGTCGTGGCCATCGAACTGGTCACGGCCCTCGTGCTCGGCTTCGTCCTGATGCGCCGTCACGCCGACCATCCCGCGCCGATGCTGCCGATCGACCTGTTCAGCCGGCCGATGTTCGCGCTGTCCGCGGCGACCGCGGTGTGCTCCTTCGCCGTGCAAGGCCTCGCCTTCGTATCGCTGCCCTTCTATTTCGAGGACGTGCTCGGACGCTCTCAGGTCGAGACCGGCTTCTTCATGACGCCGTGGCCGCTGGTGGTCGGCATCATGGCGCCGATCGCCGGCCGCCTGTCCGACCGCCATGCGGTCGGCCTTTTGGGCGGCATCGGGCTCGTGCTGCTCGGCCTCGGCATGGCGCTGTTGGCCTTGCTTCCGAGCAACCCCAGCATTCCCGACATCATCTGGCGGATGGCGATCTGCGGCATGGGCTTCGGCTTCTTCCAGGCGCCGAACATGAAGGCGGTGATGTCAAGCGCGCCGCCGCACCGCAGCGGCAGCGCCTCGGGCATCGTTGCGACCGCGCGTCTGACGGGACAGACAACCGGCGCAGCACTCGCGGCGCTCTGCTTTGCTCTTGCGGGCCACAGCGGTGCAACACTCGCGCTGGCGCTCGGCGCGGGCTTTGCCGCGCTCGGCAGTGTCATGAGCTTCCTGCGGCTGGCGGTGAAGTAG
- a CDS encoding B12-binding domain-containing radical SAM protein, with product MNVPQPCNVLMLYPLFTAESFWSFGESCKLMGVKRPAAPLGLITVAAMLPESWTVRLIDCNTAPLGDEDLAWADVVFTGGMLPQQADTLRLIELCRAAGKPVVVGGPDPTSSPHIYETADFRVLGEAESVIDEFIAAWDGGARSGVFTAPKFQADVTKTPVPRFDLLKFEDYLYLGVQYSRGCPFTCEFCDIIELYGRVPRTKTNAQMLVELDRLYQMGYRGHLDFVDDNFIGNKKSLRLFLPQLAEWQRTHGFPFEFSTEASVNLADDPELLEMMGAANFFGIFVGIESPDPATLVAMRKKQNTRRNIAESIHKIYAAGMLVTAGFIVGFDNEKVSMAEAMIDFIEEAAIPVSMVGLLYALPNTQLTRRLEREGRLHPGHDLAPTIGADQCTSGINFDPVRPLRDILTDYKKVLEHVYSPGAYARRVDRLMTLLDRSRQRPELAEGDIRARVGAMETVHRVVTAIPEARGPLWQTFMNCAKRDTSSARIAVQMIAAYAHLGPFSRKVIEAIDTRLAALDDETVIPAVTADATAARHLA from the coding sequence ATGAACGTACCGCAGCCTTGCAACGTCCTGATGCTCTATCCGCTCTTCACCGCGGAGTCCTTCTGGAGTTTTGGCGAATCCTGCAAACTGATGGGCGTGAAGCGCCCTGCTGCCCCCCTCGGCCTGATCACCGTTGCCGCGATGCTGCCCGAGAGCTGGACGGTGCGCCTGATCGACTGCAATACGGCGCCGCTTGGGGACGAGGATCTCGCCTGGGCCGACGTCGTCTTCACCGGCGGAATGCTGCCGCAACAGGCCGACACGTTGCGTCTGATCGAATTGTGCCGCGCTGCGGGCAAGCCGGTGGTTGTCGGCGGCCCCGATCCCACGTCGAGCCCGCACATTTACGAAACGGCCGACTTCCGGGTGCTCGGCGAGGCCGAAAGCGTCATCGATGAATTCATCGCGGCCTGGGACGGCGGCGCCCGCTCCGGCGTCTTCACCGCGCCGAAATTCCAGGCCGACGTCACCAAAACGCCGGTGCCGCGTTTCGACCTTCTGAAATTCGAGGACTATCTCTATCTCGGTGTGCAGTATTCGCGCGGCTGCCCGTTCACCTGCGAGTTCTGCGACATCATCGAGCTCTACGGACGGGTGCCACGGACCAAGACCAACGCGCAAATGCTGGTCGAGCTCGATAGGCTCTACCAGATGGGTTACCGCGGTCATCTCGACTTCGTCGATGACAACTTTATCGGCAACAAGAAGTCGCTCAGGCTGTTCCTGCCCCAGCTCGCGGAGTGGCAGCGCACCCACGGCTTTCCCTTCGAATTCTCGACCGAGGCCTCGGTCAATCTGGCCGACGATCCCGAGCTGTTGGAGATGATGGGGGCGGCCAATTTCTTCGGCATTTTCGTCGGCATCGAAAGTCCGGATCCGGCGACGCTGGTCGCGATGCGGAAGAAGCAGAACACGCGGCGCAACATCGCCGAAAGCATCCACAAGATCTACGCCGCCGGCATGCTCGTGACCGCGGGCTTCATCGTCGGCTTCGACAATGAGAAGGTCTCGATGGCGGAGGCCATGATCGACTTCATCGAGGAAGCCGCGATTCCCGTAAGCATGGTCGGCCTGCTCTATGCCTTGCCGAACACGCAGCTCACGCGCCGCCTGGAGCGCGAAGGCCGACTGCATCCGGGCCACGATCTGGCGCCGACCATCGGCGCCGATCAGTGCACGAGCGGGATCAACTTCGATCCGGTCCGCCCGTTGCGCGACATCCTGACGGACTACAAAAAGGTGCTGGAGCACGTCTACAGCCCGGGGGCCTATGCGAGGCGCGTCGACCGCCTGATGACCCTGCTCGACCGTTCAAGGCAGCGCCCCGAGCTGGCCGAGGGCGACATCCGCGCCAGGGTCGGCGCGATGGAGACAGTGCACCGCGTCGTCACCGCCATTCCCGAGGCGCGCGGACCGCTCTGGCAGACCTTCATGAATTGCGCCAAGCGCGACACGTCATCGGCGCGGATCGCCGTGCAGATGATCGCTGCCTACGCGCATCTCGGGCCGTTCTCGCGCAAGGTCATCGAAGCCATCGATACGCGGCTGGCTGCGCTGGACGACGAGACGGTCATTCCGGCGGTGACTGCTGACGCGACGGCGGCTCGACACCTGGCTTGA
- a CDS encoding IS1634 family transposase gives MFVARIPNRNSPPAILLRESYREGDKIKSRTLANLSHWPDEKIDALRRVLKGEELVSPAEQLRIERSLPHGHVAAVLGMARQLGLHRLVPDKPRRLARLALALIVARVIEPAAKLATARQLSEATAAHSLGELLDLSAVDEDELYEALDLLGTAQPGIEATLAKRHLHDGSLVLYDLTSSYLEGRHCELARHGYSRDGRSDKLQIVFGLLCAADGCPVAVEVFEGNTADPSTLAAQVDKLKARFKLSRVVLVGDRGMITSARIEADLMPAGLDWITALRAPAIRKLAEDGGPLQLSLFDDRDMAEITSPDFPGERLIVCRNPDLADERRRKRGELLAATEKDLARVKAAVQRQRNPLRGEDEIGLKVGAVLGKRKMAKHFHLAITDTSFDFSRIEDAIANEASLDGFYVLRTNVPAENLDTAATVRAYKSLAQVERAFRTIKTVELEVRPIHHRLAGRVRAHVFLCMLAYYIVWHMRRALAPILFDDHDREAADAARVSPVAKARVSAAARTKANRKHTHDGRPVHSFRTLLQDLATLTRNIVRIGQDAPAAMLTSPTPLQQDVFNRLGIPIAP, from the coding sequence ATGTTCGTCGCCCGCATTCCCAACCGCAACTCACCGCCCGCGATCCTGTTGCGCGAGAGCTATCGCGAGGGCGACAAGATCAAGTCGCGCACGCTGGCCAACCTGTCGCATTGGCCGGATGAGAAGATCGATGCGCTGCGCCGCGTCCTGAAAGGCGAGGAGCTGGTCTCGCCGGCCGAGCAACTGCGGATCGAGCGCTCGCTGCCGCACGGCCACGTGGCCGCGGTGCTCGGCATGGCGCGCCAGCTCGGACTGCATCGCCTTGTCCCGGACAAGCCCAGACGGTTGGCCAGGCTGGCTTTGGCCTTGATCGTGGCACGGGTGATCGAACCGGCCGCCAAGCTGGCCACGGCGCGCCAGCTCAGCGAGGCGACGGCGGCGCATTCGCTGGGCGAACTGCTCGATCTCAGCGCCGTCGACGAGGACGAGCTTTACGAAGCGCTCGACCTGCTCGGCACGGCCCAACCGGGGATCGAGGCGACGCTCGCCAAGCGCCATCTGCATGACGGCTCGCTGGTGCTCTACGATCTCACCTCCAGCTATCTGGAGGGGCGACATTGCGAATTGGCGCGGCATGGTTACAGCCGCGACGGTCGTTCCGACAAGCTGCAGATCGTGTTCGGCTTGCTGTGCGCCGCCGACGGCTGCCCGGTGGCGGTGGAGGTGTTCGAAGGTAACACCGCCGACCCGAGCACGCTGGCCGCGCAAGTCGACAAACTGAAGGCCCGCTTCAAGCTGTCGCGTGTGGTACTGGTCGGCGATCGCGGCATGATCACCAGCGCCCGTATCGAAGCCGATCTGATGCCGGCCGGGCTCGATTGGATCACCGCTCTGCGGGCGCCGGCGATCCGCAAGCTCGCCGAGGACGGCGGCCCGCTGCAATTGTCGCTGTTCGACGATCGCGATATGGCCGAGATCACGTCCCCCGACTTCCCCGGCGAGCGCCTGATCGTGTGCCGCAACCCGGATCTGGCCGACGAGCGTCGGCGCAAGCGCGGCGAGTTGCTGGCGGCGACCGAGAAGGATCTCGCCCGCGTCAAGGCCGCCGTGCAGCGTCAGCGCAACCCCTTGCGCGGCGAGGATGAGATCGGTCTGAAGGTCGGCGCCGTGCTGGGCAAGCGTAAGATGGCCAAGCACTTCCACCTCGCCATCACCGACACTTCGTTCGACTTCAGTCGGATCGAGGATGCCATCGCCAACGAAGCGTCGCTCGACGGCTTCTATGTGCTACGGACCAACGTGCCGGCCGAGAACCTCGACACCGCCGCCACGGTGCGTGCCTACAAGAGCCTGGCCCAGGTCGAACGCGCCTTCCGCACCATCAAGACCGTCGAACTGGAGGTGCGCCCGATCCACCATCGCCTCGCTGGCCGCGTGCGCGCCCACGTCTTCCTCTGCATGCTCGCTTATTACATCGTCTGGCACATGCGCCGCGCGCTGGCCCCGATCCTGTTCGACGATCACGACCGCGAGGCCGCCGACGCCGCGCGCGTCTCGCCCGTCGCCAAGGCCAGAGTCTCGGCCGCGGCCAGAACCAAGGCTAATCGCAAGCACACCCACGATGGCCGGCCCGTGCACAGCTTTCGAACGCTGTTGCAGGATCTCGCCACGCTCACACGCAACATCGTTCGCATCGGTCAGGACGCCCCGGCCGCTATGCTCACAAGTCCAACCCCACTACAACAAGACGTCTTCAATCGGCTCGGCATTCCTATCGCCCCATAA